A window from Enterocloster bolteae encodes these proteins:
- a CDS encoding PAS domain-containing hybrid sensor histidine kinase/response regulator: MEINLSYEQLNAEYSMLMSVLGASVSKHLVDDHFTCIWANDYYYELIRYPKPLYEHLFRNHCDEYFYNNPKGWTRLTEQVHSALEQGKSGYSLYLPMIYPDGGTFWVRLQAVFTDEFINGYRVSYTTMVDVTDMMQARLEQKETRQDFDKMMQEQAMIMSALNISVSKHLIDEHYTCVLANEYYYKLIGYSKARYEALFHNHPDEFFANNPEGWELLTSKVEAVLKNNGDGYEAIVPMKYEDGSSYWVKLVSFFTDEYIDGFRISYTVMTDVTELMRTKNEQEMLMSAMEVSVSRHLMDEHFTVIWANECYYRMIGYTKEDYETRFHNCCDAYFWDNETGLRIINENIQSMTNADEKSYEAYLPLKMPDGSMRWVKIVGFLTDEYMDGIQIAYTTMIDVTDLVQTQKERSIAYENIPGFIVRHRILPQGIVMLDASERIKDIFDVSMEDIAAIDPLEVMSGESRELIISHFPGLRRGEPLEATIRIKDKYDRDRWFHFNSTCIDTISDDPVYLSMFIDITDITELRELQRKLEERTDMLNSALEAAKYANAAKSDFLSRMSHDIRTPMNVITGMAEIAAAHIGDQDRVKDCLQKIRLSSHHLLGLINDVLDMSKIENGNFSISMAPMCLPDELQEIITIVLPGIRKMNQRFDVYLEGPGWENFMSDALRFRQILLNLLSNASKFTPKDGRIILKIEIQETESAKKAMICFTVSDNGIGMSPEYLEQIFEPFTRERDSRIDQIEGSGLGMAITKRLIDLLGGTITVKSQLGVGTVFDVLMPMDVLADSEEEQKDFRGLHVLLIDDDPVQQACAGSLLRSMGMEVECTDFEEAGKRFLTHWGTENFGFIILGLSLAEVERMEKTEMICRGIHGRVPLVVSAYDVSGMKERAMAWGVCGFMSKPLCRSGVIDCMNRCRIGEELMRPDTKLVRLEKKPGQPDTEPLDFAGSQVLLVEDNELNREIALELLGGFGMELEAAVNGREALKRFEESRPGYYSLILMDIQMPVMNGYEAARAIRSLSREDAKTVPILAMTADAFVEDIENTKAAGMNGHLAKPLDFKQLVREIGQYLHV; encoded by the coding sequence ATGGAGATTAACCTGAGTTATGAACAGCTCAATGCTGAATACAGTATGCTGATGAGTGTTTTAGGCGCAAGCGTCAGCAAGCATCTGGTAGATGATCATTTTACCTGTATCTGGGCAAATGATTACTACTATGAGCTAATCCGCTATCCGAAGCCCCTGTATGAACATCTGTTTCGCAATCACTGCGATGAATATTTTTATAATAATCCCAAAGGATGGACCAGGCTGACGGAACAGGTCCATTCTGCACTGGAGCAGGGGAAAAGCGGCTATTCCTTATATCTTCCCATGATATATCCGGATGGAGGGACTTTCTGGGTCAGGTTGCAGGCGGTGTTTACTGATGAGTTTATCAATGGATACCGTGTGTCCTATACAACGATGGTTGATGTGACTGATATGATGCAGGCCCGGCTGGAACAAAAGGAAACCAGGCAGGATTTTGATAAAATGATGCAGGAGCAGGCGATGATTATGAGTGCGCTTAATATAAGCGTCAGCAAACACCTGATTGATGAACATTATACCTGTGTCCTGGCCAATGAGTATTACTATAAGCTGATTGGCTATTCAAAGGCAAGATACGAGGCGTTGTTCCACAATCATCCGGATGAGTTCTTTGCCAATAACCCGGAGGGCTGGGAACTCCTGACAAGCAAAGTTGAAGCTGTTCTGAAAAATAATGGGGATGGATATGAGGCGATTGTGCCCATGAAATATGAGGACGGTTCAAGCTACTGGGTCAAGCTGGTGAGCTTTTTTACAGATGAATACATAGACGGATTCCGCATTTCTTACACGGTAATGACAGATGTAACAGAATTAATGAGAACAAAAAACGAGCAGGAAATGCTTATGAGTGCAATGGAGGTCAGTGTCAGCAGGCACTTGATGGATGAACATTTTACTGTTATCTGGGCTAATGAATGTTACTACCGGATGATTGGGTACACGAAAGAGGACTATGAGACCAGATTCCATAACTGCTGCGATGCGTATTTCTGGGACAATGAAACCGGTTTGAGGATTATTAATGAGAATATCCAGAGTATGACCAATGCGGATGAGAAAAGTTACGAGGCATATCTGCCGCTTAAAATGCCGGACGGTTCCATGCGCTGGGTCAAAATAGTGGGTTTTCTGACAGATGAATACATGGATGGAATACAGATTGCCTACACCACAATGATTGATGTCACAGATTTGGTGCAGACCCAGAAGGAGCGGAGTATTGCTTATGAGAATATTCCGGGATTCATAGTCAGGCACCGCATCCTGCCGCAGGGGATTGTGATGCTTGACGCCAGCGAACGGATTAAAGATATTTTTGATGTCAGCATGGAGGATATCGCCGCCATCGACCCGCTGGAGGTGATGTCCGGGGAAAGCCGGGAGCTAATAATCAGCCATTTTCCGGGTCTGAGAAGAGGGGAGCCCCTTGAGGCGACTATACGTATTAAAGATAAATATGACCGTGACCGGTGGTTCCACTTCAACAGCACCTGCATTGATACAATATCGGATGACCCCGTGTACCTGTCTATGTTTATAGATATTACGGATATTACAGAATTGAGGGAACTTCAGCGCAAACTGGAAGAGCGGACCGACATGCTTAACAGCGCCCTGGAGGCGGCAAAATATGCGAATGCGGCAAAGTCTGACTTTCTTTCACGCATGAGCCATGATATCCGTACACCCATGAATGTGATCACCGGTATGGCTGAAATTGCAGCCGCCCATATTGGGGATCAGGACCGTGTGAAGGATTGTCTTCAGAAAATCCGTTTATCCAGCCATCATCTTCTGGGGCTGATTAACGACGTGCTGGATATGTCCAAAATTGAAAATGGTAATTTTTCTATCAGCATGGCTCCAATGTGTCTGCCGGATGAGCTGCAGGAGATTATCACAATTGTGCTGCCAGGCATCCGCAAAATGAATCAGAGATTTGATGTGTACCTGGAAGGTCCGGGCTGGGAGAACTTCATGAGTGACGCGCTCCGCTTCCGCCAGATTCTTCTCAATCTTCTCTCCAATGCTTCAAAATTTACTCCCAAAGACGGGAGGATTATCTTAAAAATAGAGATACAGGAAACAGAGTCTGCAAAAAAAGCCATGATCTGCTTTACCGTGTCTGACAATGGGATTGGTATGAGTCCGGAATATCTGGAGCAGATTTTTGAACCGTTTACCCGTGAAAGGGACAGCCGTATCGACCAAATCGAGGGAAGCGGGCTGGGAATGGCAATTACGAAGCGTCTGATTGACCTGCTGGGGGGCACTATAACAGTTAAAAGCCAGTTGGGTGTGGGAACTGTGTTCGATGTTCTGATGCCCATGGATGTCCTGGCTGATTCAGAAGAGGAACAGAAAGATTTCAGGGGATTACATGTCCTGCTGATAGACGATGACCCTGTACAGCAGGCGTGTGCAGGCAGTTTGCTCCGTTCTATGGGGATGGAGGTGGAGTGCACGGATTTTGAGGAAGCGGGGAAACGCTTCCTGACACATTGGGGGACAGAAAACTTCGGTTTTATCATTCTGGGTTTAAGTCTGGCGGAAGTTGAACGTATGGAGAAGACAGAAATGATCTGCAGGGGGATTCATGGCAGGGTGCCTTTGGTGGTGTCTGCCTATGATGTAAGCGGAATGAAAGAAAGAGCCATGGCATGGGGGGTCTGTGGATTTATGAGTAAACCGCTATGCCGGTCCGGGGTGATTGACTGCATGAACCGGTGCCGGATAGGGGAGGAATTGATGCGGCCGGATACGAAACTGGTGAGGCTGGAAAAGAAGCCGGGACAGCCGGATACGGAACCACTGGATTTCGCCGGAAGCCAGGTCCTCCTCGTTGAGGATAATGAGCTTAACCGCGAGATTGCCCTGGAACTGCTGGGCGGATTCGGGATGGAACTGGAAGCTGCAGTCAACGGGAGGGAGGCCCTTAAACGTTTTGAGGAGAGCCGGCCAGGGTATTATTCTTTGATTCTCATGGATATTCAGATGCCTGTGATGAACGGATATGAGGCAGCCCGCGCTATCCGTTCGCTTTCAAGAGAGGACGCAAAGACGGTTCCTATCCTGGCAATGACCGCTGACGCCTTTGTTGAGGACATAGAGAACACAAAGGCCGCGGGTATGAACGGCCATTTGGCAAAGCCTTTGGATTTTAAACAGCTTGTGCGTGAAATAGGACAATATCTGCACGTATAG
- a CDS encoding response regulator: MEILNETLKRTGYEYDTLMNLLHVSVSKHILDEYYTLVWCNDYYYELIGYSREEYEALYHNKPAHYYMNDDLNIHDEKLWMQLSARVMETLESGEKSYNLVTRMRRKHNGNHHDYMWVRLNAYLTDEYVDGYQVSYSVMTDITDVMDMKLEQSVTYDSLPGFVSKFRVNRNLDFKLLEANDRFFDFFGKDSMDGMDNALFRENIIRNMPVFLEHKNAVTNGNSVHFTVQMKNRSGNDAWLQINASCIGYQEGDPVYLAIYIDITNETELRQMQQKLEAQAKELRSALETAEEANRAKSDFLSRMSHDIRTPLNAVLGMKDIAEAHLDDPAKVKDCLRKIGLSGQHLLSLINDVLDMSKIESGEMVLREDSMSLPEVLENVVAIMQPQFGEKEQHFSIRLRSVVHEQFLSDALRMRQIFINILSNAYKFTPVNGTVSMDVCEKQAVDGTALFRFSITDTGIGMKPEYLAQIFTAFSRERDSRVDKTEGTGLGMAITKRFVDMMGGTIEVTSELGKGTCFRVELPLKIEENQFIKGEFPGLRIIVTDDDAVMCEYMAEMLGQLGIHADWVDSGIQTVEMIKTAKQNGEMYDAVLLDWKMPDLDGFETTRRIRELCGGQLPVLIISAYDWSDVEKDAKKAGVTGFLQKPIFVSTLIHGLQRYVLEGQPARKTQGTDTGARFTGRRFLLIEDNAINQEVARELLADMGAEVDTASDGAEGVETFRRSPDGFYDVILMDVQMPVMNGYEATRAIRTMDRDGAKAVPILAMTADAFSEDIQAAKDAGMNGHMAKPLDKAILWREIGKYLNSDFSPETAGKSGVNH, from the coding sequence ATGGAAATATTAAATGAAACGCTCAAACGGACAGGCTACGAATATGATACGCTGATGAATCTGCTGCATGTCAGCGTCAGCAAGCATATATTGGATGAGTATTATACCCTGGTATGGTGCAATGACTACTATTATGAACTGATTGGATATTCCAGGGAGGAGTATGAGGCATTGTACCACAATAAGCCGGCTCATTACTATATGAATGACGATTTGAATATCCACGATGAAAAGCTGTGGATGCAGCTGAGCGCCAGGGTAATGGAGACACTGGAATCAGGGGAAAAGTCCTATAATCTGGTTACGCGGATGCGGCGGAAACATAACGGAAACCATCATGATTATATGTGGGTGCGGCTGAATGCATATCTTACGGATGAATATGTGGATGGCTACCAGGTCAGCTATTCGGTCATGACGGATATTACCGATGTGATGGATATGAAGCTGGAGCAGTCAGTGACCTACGACAGCCTGCCGGGGTTTGTCTCCAAGTTCAGAGTTAACCGGAACCTGGACTTTAAGCTGCTGGAGGCAAATGACCGTTTTTTTGACTTTTTTGGGAAAGACAGCATGGACGGCATGGATAATGCTCTTTTTCGTGAAAATATAATACGCAACATGCCGGTATTTCTGGAACATAAAAATGCTGTTACCAATGGCAATTCGGTTCATTTTACGGTACAGATGAAGAACCGGTCTGGCAATGACGCCTGGCTGCAGATTAACGCCTCCTGCATCGGGTATCAGGAGGGCGATCCGGTGTACCTGGCCATTTATATTGATATTACCAACGAAACAGAACTTCGGCAGATGCAGCAGAAATTGGAGGCGCAGGCGAAGGAGCTTCGTTCTGCCCTGGAGACAGCGGAGGAGGCGAACCGTGCAAAATCAGATTTTCTTTCCAGAATGAGCCATGATATCAGGACTCCCTTGAATGCGGTGCTCGGCATGAAGGATATTGCGGAAGCCCATTTGGACGACCCTGCAAAGGTGAAGGACTGCTTAAGGAAGATTGGTTTGTCAGGGCAGCATCTGCTGAGTCTTATTAACGATGTGCTGGATATGTCTAAAATTGAAAGCGGAGAAATGGTTCTCAGGGAAGATTCCATGTCCTTGCCGGAGGTGCTGGAGAATGTAGTGGCCATTATGCAGCCACAGTTCGGCGAGAAGGAGCAGCATTTTTCCATTCGCCTGCGGTCAGTGGTGCACGAACAGTTTTTAAGTGATGCCCTGCGTATGAGGCAGATTTTTATCAATATCTTGTCTAACGCATATAAGTTTACCCCTGTCAATGGAACTGTTTCCATGGATGTCTGCGAGAAGCAGGCTGTGGACGGAACAGCCCTCTTTCGCTTTTCAATAACTGACACGGGAATCGGCATGAAACCGGAATACCTGGCCCAAATCTTTACGGCATTCAGCAGAGAACGGGACAGCCGTGTGGATAAGACGGAAGGAACCGGTCTTGGAATGGCAATCACAAAAAGGTTCGTGGATATGATGGGAGGAACTATTGAGGTTACCAGCGAATTGGGAAAAGGGACCTGCTTCAGGGTGGAACTACCACTGAAAATAGAAGAGAACCAGTTTATAAAAGGGGAATTTCCAGGGTTGAGAATCATTGTCACAGATGATGACGCAGTCATGTGCGAGTATATGGCTGAGATGCTCGGACAATTGGGTATCCATGCGGATTGGGTCGACAGCGGCATCCAGACTGTGGAAATGATAAAGACAGCAAAGCAGAACGGGGAAATGTATGACGCGGTGCTTCTTGACTGGAAAATGCCGGATCTGGACGGATTTGAAACCACCCGCCGGATTCGGGAATTGTGCGGCGGCCAGCTGCCGGTACTGATTATCTCAGCTTACGATTGGAGCGATGTTGAAAAAGATGCAAAAAAGGCGGGTGTCACAGGTTTTCTGCAGAAACCGATATTCGTCTCGACCCTGATTCATGGGCTGCAGCGGTATGTGCTTGAGGGACAGCCGGCCAGGAAAACGCAGGGGACAGATACCGGAGCCAGGTTTACGGGCAGGCGCTTCCTGCTCATAGAAGACAATGCAATCAATCAGGAGGTTGCCAGGGAACTCCTGGCCGACATGGGCGCTGAAGTGGATACTGCAAGTGACGGAGCCGAGGGGGTGGAGACGTTCAGACGCTCCCCGGACGGTTTCTATGACGTAATTTTAATGGATGTCCAGATGCCGGTGATGAACGGATATGAGGCCACTAGAGCCATCCGCACCATGGACCGTGACGGGGCCAAGGCAGTTCCCATCCTTGCCATGACAGCGGATGCGTTTTCGGAGGATATCCAGGCTGCGAAAGACGCCGGAATGAACGGACATATGGCAAAACCCCTGGACAAAGCAATCCTGTGGAGGGAAATAGGAAAATACTTAAACAGTGATTTTTCCCCAGAAACAGCCGGCAAATCCGGCGTGAATCACTAA
- a CDS encoding MalY/PatB family protein has protein sequence MPYNFDELTERRGTGSMKWDVPEGELPMWVADMDFETAPEIREALMKRAAHGIFGYTVVPDAWREAVTGWWERRHGFVMEKDWLVFTTGVVPAISSGVRKLTTVGENVLVQTPVYNIFFNSIRNNGRNIIENRLLYDGAGYRIDWEDLEKKLSDPQTTLMILCNPHNPTGMIWTREELGRIGELCAANHVKIMSDEIHCDLTEPGYGYIPFASVSETCAQNSVTCIAPTKAFNLAGLQTAAVMVPNEELHHKMERALNTDEVAEPNAFAIEAAIAAFTKGEGWLDALRVYLAENRKTVRKFLNDEIPEMSLVPAHATYLLWLDCRKIIVDASELCRYLRKETGLYLSAGMVYGGNGREFLRMNTACPKERLLDGLERLKQGVKTYEEYAAGSC, from the coding sequence ATGCCTTACAATTTTGATGAGTTAACCGAGCGCCGGGGAACAGGTTCCATGAAGTGGGATGTACCGGAGGGTGAGCTTCCCATGTGGGTGGCGGATATGGATTTTGAGACAGCCCCGGAAATCAGGGAAGCGCTGATGAAACGGGCAGCCCATGGGATTTTTGGCTATACGGTAGTTCCGGACGCATGGAGAGAAGCGGTCACCGGCTGGTGGGAACGGCGGCACGGCTTTGTGATGGAAAAAGACTGGCTGGTATTTACCACCGGAGTGGTTCCGGCTATTTCAAGCGGCGTCAGAAAGCTGACGACGGTTGGAGAAAATGTGCTGGTTCAGACACCGGTCTACAACATCTTTTTTAATTCTATCCGAAACAATGGCCGGAACATCATCGAGAACAGGCTGCTCTATGATGGAGCGGGCTACCGGATTGACTGGGAGGACTTAGAGAAGAAGCTGTCAGATCCGCAGACGACTCTGATGATTCTCTGTAATCCTCACAATCCCACCGGAATGATCTGGACGCGGGAAGAACTGGGGAGAATCGGAGAGCTATGTGCGGCCAATCATGTGAAGATTATGTCGGATGAGATTCATTGTGATCTGACAGAGCCGGGGTACGGTTATATTCCCTTTGCATCAGTATCAGAAACATGCGCTCAGAACAGCGTCACCTGCATCGCTCCAACGAAAGCCTTTAATCTGGCTGGTTTGCAGACAGCAGCTGTCATGGTGCCAAACGAAGAACTACATCACAAGATGGAGCGCGCTTTGAATACGGATGAAGTAGCGGAACCCAACGCCTTTGCGATTGAAGCTGCCATTGCAGCATTTACAAAAGGCGAGGGCTGGCTGGATGCGCTTAGGGTGTATTTGGCAGAAAACAGGAAAACAGTCCGTAAATTTCTGAACGATGAAATCCCGGAGATGTCTCTGGTACCGGCCCACGCCACCTATCTGCTCTGGCTGGACTGCCGTAAAATCATTGTGGATGCGTCAGAATTATGCCGGTATCTCAGAAAGGAGACAGGACTTTACCTGTCAGCCGGTATGGTATATGGCGGAAACGGCAGAGAATTTCTGCGAATGAATACAGCCTGCCCGAAAGAACGGCTTCTGGATGGTTTGGAGCGTTTGAAACAGGGCGTTAAGACCTATGAGGAATATGCAGCCGGAAGCTGTTGA
- a CDS encoding DUF3737 family protein has product MKQINQKFLTGERALFQGKDLKIYDTTFADGESPLKESRNIELYRSMFKWKYPLWYSHNIKMEDCVLFEMGRAGIWYTENISMKNCIVEAPKNFRRTTGIELERVTMPNAGETLWNCYQIRMDQVSAKGDYFAMNSSNLYIDGFELVGNYSFDGVKNAEIHHARLLSKDAFWNSENVTVYDSFISGEYLGWNAKNLTLINCTIESSQGMCYIDNLVMKNCRLLNTTLAFEYSTVDVEVNNTIDSVLNPNSGIIRAGKIEELIMDASKIDVTKTFIQTEELKEAV; this is encoded by the coding sequence ATGAAACAGATTAATCAGAAGTTTTTAACAGGAGAGCGCGCGTTATTCCAGGGTAAGGATTTGAAAATCTATGATACCACTTTTGCTGATGGGGAATCCCCTTTAAAGGAAAGCAGAAACATTGAGCTTTACCGCAGCATGTTCAAGTGGAAATATCCGCTGTGGTACAGTCACAATATTAAAATGGAGGACTGCGTGCTGTTTGAGATGGGGCGTGCCGGAATCTGGTATACGGAGAATATCTCCATGAAAAACTGTATTGTGGAGGCTCCAAAAAATTTCCGCCGTACCACCGGAATCGAACTGGAGCGCGTTACCATGCCGAATGCAGGTGAGACCCTGTGGAACTGCTATCAGATCCGGATGGACCAGGTATCCGCGAAAGGCGATTATTTTGCAATGAACAGCAGCAATCTTTATATCGACGGCTTTGAACTGGTTGGAAATTATTCCTTTGATGGGGTTAAAAATGCGGAAATTCATCACGCAAGGCTGCTGTCCAAGGACGCGTTCTGGAACAGTGAAAATGTAACGGTTTATGATTCCTTTATTTCCGGCGAATATTTAGGCTGGAATGCGAAGAACTTAACGCTCATCAACTGTACCATTGAAAGCAGCCAGGGTATGTGTTACATTGACAATCTGGTGATGAAAAACTGCCGCCTTTTAAATACAACGCTTGCATTTGAATATTCCACGGTGGATGTGGAGGTGAACAATACCATTGACAGCGTTTTAAATCCCAACAGCGGCATAATCCGGGCAGGAAAAATCGAAGAACTGATTATGGATGCATCAAAGATTGATGTGACAAAAACGTTCATTCAGACGGAAGAATTAAAGGAGGCTGTGTAG
- a CDS encoding flavodoxin family protein translates to MSKRILVLSTSPRIGGNSETLADVFIKGAEEAGHETKKICLYDKKIEFCKGCLGCQTTGKCILRDDAERIIAQMKAMDVLVFATPIYFYEMSGQMKTLLDRTNPLFPAEYEFRDIYLLATSADEEESSMEAAVKGLEGWISCFEKSRLAGVVRGTGADKKGAIEECGEALSAAYEMGRNV, encoded by the coding sequence ATGAGTAAAAGAATTCTGGTTTTATCGACCAGCCCCCGTATCGGCGGAAATTCGGAGACACTGGCGGATGTATTTATAAAAGGCGCAGAGGAGGCAGGTCATGAGACAAAGAAAATCTGCCTTTATGATAAGAAAATTGAATTCTGCAAGGGCTGCCTGGGCTGCCAGACCACAGGGAAATGTATCCTGCGCGACGACGCAGAAAGAATTATAGCGCAGATGAAAGCAATGGATGTATTGGTATTTGCGACCCCGATTTATTTCTATGAGATGTCGGGGCAGATGAAAACATTGTTGGACCGCACCAATCCGCTGTTCCCGGCAGAGTATGAATTCCGTGACATTTATCTGCTGGCCACTTCGGCGGACGAGGAGGAAAGCTCTATGGAGGCTGCAGTGAAAGGCCTGGAGGGCTGGATCAGCTGTTTTGAAAAGTCCCGTCTGGCCGGCGTCGTGCGCGGAACCGGTGCTGACAAAAAAGGAGCAATAGAGGAATGTGGGGAAGCGCTGTCTGCCGCATATGAAATGGGTAGAAATGTTTAG
- a CDS encoding alpha/beta hydrolase, with product MANYIAELSKDVERKHVRYNNRYGLAIAADLYQAKAIDGSETHPAIIVGAPYGGVKEQGPCVYANELAKRGFVVLTFDQSFMGESAGEPRNLSSPEIFTENFSAAVDYLGVKVPYVDCDKIGVIGICGSGGFALSAAQADTRIKAVATASMYVMTTAVRGTQDQAALAEMKERLSLKRWEDFEQGYPEYIPSFPEEPIDAVPEGMPEPGAEWFRFYAVKRGHHPNARGGFTTTSDLAFLNADLTAFVGEISPRPVLFIAGDRAHSKFFSEMVYEKAQEPKELYVVEDAEHIDLYDRTDRIPFDKLERFFRENL from the coding sequence ATGGCAAATTACATTGCAGAATTAAGTAAAGATGTAGAAAGAAAACACGTGAGATATAATAACCGTTACGGACTTGCCATTGCAGCAGATCTCTATCAGGCAAAGGCGATCGATGGCAGCGAAACGCATCCGGCGATTATCGTGGGTGCGCCCTATGGCGGCGTAAAAGAGCAGGGGCCTTGTGTTTATGCCAATGAACTGGCCAAAAGAGGATTTGTGGTCCTGACCTTTGACCAGTCCTTTATGGGGGAGTCCGCCGGGGAGCCGAGGAATCTTTCGTCGCCGGAAATCTTTACGGAGAATTTCAGCGCAGCGGTGGATTACCTTGGAGTCAAAGTCCCATATGTGGACTGTGATAAAATCGGGGTAATCGGTATCTGTGGTTCCGGAGGCTTCGCTTTATCCGCAGCACAGGCGGATACAAGAATCAAAGCGGTGGCAACCGCAAGCATGTATGTCATGACAACCGCCGTCCGCGGCACGCAGGATCAAGCTGCGCTGGCAGAAATGAAAGAACGGCTGTCTCTGAAACGGTGGGAAGATTTTGAACAGGGATATCCGGAATATATTCCCAGTTTTCCGGAAGAACCTATAGATGCAGTGCCGGAAGGAATGCCGGAGCCGGGAGCTGAATGGTTCCGCTTCTACGCAGTAAAGAGAGGCCACCATCCGAACGCCAGAGGCGGATTTACTACAACCAGTGATCTGGCATTTTTGAATGCCGACTTAACCGCGTTTGTTGGGGAGATATCACCAAGGCCCGTTCTCTTTATTGCAGGTGACCGTGCCCACTCAAAGTTCTTTTCTGAAATGGTATACGAGAAAGCACAGGAGCCGAAGGAACTTTATGTGGTGGAGGATGCGGAGCACATTGATTTATATGACAGGACAGATCGGATTCCCTTTGATAAGCTGGAGCGCTTTTTCAGAGAGAATTTGTGA
- a CDS encoding MATE family efflux transporter, with protein MQKESIMGTTPIPRLIIKTSIPLIISLLVNNLYNLVDSIFVSRVSEDALTGISIAAPLQMLMIALGCGLAVGLNAMVSKAMGEKQPEEVKKTTSAAIVMAFGAYLINVIVCLLLVKPYFAWQAGGNEVIARYGISYIRICMLFSFGQMLQWVFDRLLIATGKSNLFLATLGTASLVNVILDPILIFGYFGFPAMGTAGAAAATVTGQLAGGLLGIYLNIKRNKEIPVHFTLHIQKKYVANILKVGIPTAIVQGIMSVMGIFINTILYQFSSTAVAIYGILMKVQNLAQIGVQGMNNGLIPIIAYNYGAGKEKRIHETIRCAFLYAVIIMTVVLISLELIPDKILMLFDASEQMIRLGIPAVRIMSVSFFVSSVGIIFAAIFQGFGNGNYSMYLAFMRQVILLIPILLIGAAMGNITVIWSGFAVAEALSIPFGMWLYGKVTQNMIAPMAETYGENRVETA; from the coding sequence ATGCAGAAGGAAAGCATCATGGGGACAACACCGATCCCCCGATTAATCATAAAAACGTCCATACCACTGATTATATCATTGCTGGTAAACAATCTTTATAACCTTGTGGACAGTATCTTTGTCTCCCGTGTCAGCGAGGATGCGCTGACGGGAATCTCAATTGCGGCGCCGCTGCAGATGCTCATGATTGCGCTGGGATGCGGGCTGGCCGTGGGGCTGAACGCAATGGTATCCAAAGCCATGGGAGAAAAGCAACCGGAGGAAGTAAAAAAGACAACATCGGCGGCAATCGTCATGGCATTCGGAGCGTATCTGATTAATGTAATTGTCTGCCTGTTACTTGTAAAACCATACTTTGCATGGCAGGCCGGCGGGAATGAAGTGATTGCGCGGTACGGAATTTCCTATATACGGATCTGCATGCTCTTTTCCTTTGGCCAGATGCTCCAGTGGGTGTTTGACCGGCTGTTGATTGCGACAGGAAAATCCAATCTGTTCCTTGCCACGCTGGGGACAGCTTCCCTCGTGAATGTGATTTTAGACCCAATCCTGATATTTGGATATTTTGGTTTTCCGGCCATGGGGACGGCAGGGGCGGCCGCAGCGACCGTTACGGGGCAGCTGGCAGGAGGACTTCTTGGAATTTATCTGAATATAAAAAGGAACAAAGAAATCCCGGTTCATTTTACCCTGCATATCCAGAAAAAGTATGTGGCTAATATCCTGAAAGTTGGAATCCCCACAGCGATTGTACAGGGAATCATGTCCGTCATGGGAATATTTATCAATACCATCCTGTACCAGTTTTCATCAACAGCAGTGGCAATCTATGGAATCCTGATGAAAGTTCAGAACCTGGCACAGATTGGCGTCCAGGGAATGAACAACGGCCTGATCCCGATTATTGCTTACAATTATGGGGCCGGAAAAGAAAAGAGAATCCATGAGACAATCCGGTGCGCATTTCTTTATGCAGTGATAATCATGACAGTGGTCCTGATTTCTCTTGAATTGATACCGGATAAAATCCTGATGTTGTTTGACGCCTCTGAGCAGATGATACGGCTCGGTATTCCAGCGGTCAGAATTATGTCGGTCAGCTTTTTTGTATCGTCGGTGGGGATTATATTTGCGGCAATTTTTCAGGGGTTTGGAAATGGAAACTACAGCATGTATCTTGCATTCATGCGCCAGGTAATTCTGCTCATACCGATTCTTCTGATTGGAGCAGCTATGGGAAATATAACGGTTATCTGGTCGGGGTTTGCGGTGGCGGAGGCTCTGTCCATTCCTTTTGGAATGTGGTTATATGGAAAAGTAACACAAAATATGATTGCGCCTATGGCAGAAACTTATGGGGAAAACAGGGTCGAAACTGCATAG